The Limanda limanda chromosome 13, fLimLim1.1, whole genome shotgun sequence genome has a window encoding:
- the LOC133017894 gene encoding NAD-dependent protein deacylase sirtuin-5, mitochondrial-like has translation MLLQTRAVFALGRRMCSTHVTQGLLKDTVRPNSDMSEFRDVFSKAKHIVIITGAGVSSESGVPTFRREHEKWRKWQSQDLATPEAFSRTPSRVWEFYHYRRELALNKKPNAAHLAIAECEARLRKQGRSVVVITQCTDDLHRQAGSKHILKIHGSLMETRCVSCGDVNVNKRSPICAALKDNGSPDPDVADAEIPVDKLPRCQESDCRGLLRPNVVFFGETLDSHILTKVEKEMEICDLCLVVGTSSIVYPAAMFGPRVASRGVPVAEFNTQATPKTEYFTYHFQGLCGETLPPALERHESEVIQ, from the exons ATGCTTCTCCAAACTCGGGCCGTGTTTGCCCTTGGTCGGCGCATGTGCTCCACACACGTGACTCAAGGACTCTTGAAAGACACAGTAAGACCCAACTCAG ATATGTCTGAATTCCGGGATGTCTTTTCCAAAGCCAAGCACATAGTCATCATCACAGGGGCAGGTGTGAGTAGTGAGAGCGGAGTTCCGACCTTCAGGAGAGAGCATGAGAAGTGGAGGAAATGGCAGTCTCAG GACTTGGCCACTCCAGAGGCCTTCTCTCGCACCCCCTCTCGGGTCTGGGAGTTCTACCACTACAGGAGGGAGCTGGCGTTGAACAAGAAGCCCAACGCGGCCCACCTGGCCATAGCGGAGTGTGAGGCCCGGCTGAGGAAGCAGGGACGCTCCGTGGTTGTCATCACCCAGTGCACGGATGACCTTCACCGACAGGCCGGGTCCAAACACATACTCAAGATTCATG GCAGCCTCATGGAAACTCGCTGTGTGAGTTGTGGAGATGTCAACGTAAACAAGCGTAGCCCCATTTGTGCTGCCCTTAAGGACAATGG GTCACCTGACCCAGATGTCGCTGATGCCGAGATTCCAGTTGATAAACTGCCAAG GTGTCAGGAGAGCGACTGCCGTGGTCTGCTCAGGCCCAACGTGGTGTTCTTCGGAGAAACCCTGGACTCTCACATCCTGACCAAAGTggaaaaagaaatggaaatcTGTGACCTCTGTCTGGTG GTGGGCACATCTTCAATCGTCTACCCGGCAGCCATGTTTGGGCCCCGGGTTGCATCCAGAGGCGTCCCAGTGGCAGAGTTCAACACACAAGCAACACCGAAGACCGAATACTTTAC GTACCATTTCCAGGGTCTCTGCGGAGAGACACTGCCTCCAGCTTTGGAACGACACGAGTCCGAGGTCATTCAGTGA